In Sporichthya polymorpha DSM 43042, a genomic segment contains:
- a CDS encoding GNAT family N-acetyltransferase: MSEQSSPDVTVRNAPQEGRFEIHVDGKLAGVAEYTEETGHRTFVHTEVDDAFSGQGLAGVLVRAALDTTREDGLRIRATCPYVQRFLEKNDDWADLVDTAEDAS; this comes from the coding sequence ATGAGTGAGCAGAGCAGCCCCGACGTCACCGTTCGCAACGCCCCGCAGGAGGGGCGGTTCGAGATCCACGTGGACGGCAAGCTCGCCGGCGTGGCCGAGTACACCGAGGAGACCGGTCACCGGACCTTCGTCCACACCGAGGTCGACGACGCGTTCTCCGGGCAGGGCCTCGCCGGCGTCCTGGTCCGGGCGGCGTTGGACACGACGCGGGAGGACGGGCTGCGCATCCGCGCGACCTGCCCCTACGTGCAACGCTTCCTGGAGAAGAACGACGACTGGGCCGATCTCGTGGACACCGCCGAGGACGCGAGCTAA
- a CDS encoding pirin family protein — protein sequence MTEPVVLGQREVPLGGPRAMTVRRALPQRARSLIGAWCFVDHYGPDDVAVTGGMVLPGHPHTGLQTVSWLFAGELEHRDTTGAHQVVRAGELNLMTAGSGVAHSEFSTPDTSLLHGAQLWVALPATHRDTDRNFDHYAPTPFDVDGARVSVFLGSLFGTSSPVPTFTALTGAEVVLPAGATLEIPVPRTHEHGLLCDTGTVTAQAPGGTVTATRGEIAFVPTGADAIRVRAGDVPTRFLVLGGEPFGEQIVMWWNFVGRSHEEIVSFREEWQRQHHHPAGDGRFGRFPAAWTHTLPAPDLPNVRLRLRG from the coding sequence ATGACTGAACCCGTCGTACTCGGCCAGCGCGAGGTGCCGCTCGGCGGCCCACGGGCGATGACGGTGCGCCGGGCGCTCCCCCAGCGGGCGCGGTCGCTGATCGGGGCCTGGTGCTTCGTCGACCACTACGGGCCCGACGACGTCGCCGTCACCGGCGGCATGGTGCTGCCGGGCCATCCGCACACCGGGCTCCAGACGGTCTCGTGGTTGTTCGCCGGCGAGCTCGAGCACCGCGACACCACCGGCGCGCACCAGGTCGTCCGGGCCGGGGAGCTCAATCTCATGACGGCCGGCTCCGGCGTCGCCCACTCGGAGTTTTCGACGCCGGACACCTCGCTACTGCACGGCGCCCAGCTGTGGGTCGCCCTGCCCGCCACCCACCGGGACACCGACCGCAACTTCGACCACTACGCCCCGACGCCGTTCGATGTGGACGGCGCGCGCGTCAGCGTCTTCCTCGGGTCGCTGTTCGGGACGAGCTCGCCGGTGCCCACGTTCACCGCGTTGACCGGCGCCGAGGTCGTGCTGCCGGCCGGCGCGACGCTGGAGATCCCGGTCCCCCGCACCCACGAGCACGGCCTGCTCTGCGACACCGGCACCGTCACGGCGCAGGCGCCGGGCGGCACCGTGACCGCAACGCGCGGCGAGATCGCCTTCGTGCCGACCGGCGCCGACGCGATCCGCGTCCGGGCCGGCGACGTGCCCACCCGGTTCCTCGTCCTCGGCGGCGAGCCGTTCGGCGAGCAGATCGTCATGTGGTGGAACTTCGTCGGCCGCAGCCACGAGGAGATCGTCTCCTTCCGCGAGGAGTGGCAGCGTCAGCACCACCACCCCGCCGGCGACGGCCGGTTCGGCCGCTTCCCCGCCGCGTGGACGCACACGCTGCCCGCCCCGGACCTGCCGAACGTGCGGTTACGCCTCCGTGGCTAA
- a CDS encoding acyl-CoA dehydrogenase family protein — MTTLDRSRSTHEVLNQVPPLVGHNLYVGDPALAEAIAREGGEWGTDRLLSAGAAAGSAEAQAHAERAERHEPVLHTHDRYGNRVDTVELDPSWHWLLGQAVEREITSLPWRSPGPGAHVVRAALLRMWIELDMGVLCPVSMTYAGVPALRRQPEIAAEWEPRLTSTSYADGALLGMAMTEKQGGSDLRASTTRAEPIGDGWWEITGHKWFCSYPSCDAFLTLAQTEAGVSCFFLERAAPGFRVQRLKDKLGTRSLPSSEVEFDRVPARMVGVEGRGIPTIIEMVNHTRLDCLISSSATMRAGLTQAVHHARHRSAFGRALVEQSAMRNVLADLAVESEAATVLAMRVARSYDEGAAGVEGANAFRRLATAVAKYWVCKRAPGHAAEALECLGGNGYIEASGLPRIYRDAPLNSIWEGSGNVAALDVLRALTREPECLPAFLAECDLAVGADRRLDAHLSETRSRLAGLGEGDAEFAARRVVADLCLALQGSLLVRHAPSAVADAFCASRLGGGGHTYGMLPGSVDVGPILDRALAG, encoded by the coding sequence GTGACGACGCTCGACCGGTCCCGCTCCACTCACGAGGTTCTCAACCAGGTCCCGCCGCTGGTGGGGCACAACCTCTACGTCGGTGACCCGGCCCTGGCCGAGGCGATCGCCCGCGAGGGCGGGGAGTGGGGGACCGACCGGCTGCTCTCGGCCGGCGCGGCGGCGGGCAGCGCCGAGGCGCAGGCGCACGCCGAGCGGGCGGAGCGCCACGAGCCGGTGCTGCACACGCACGACCGCTACGGCAACCGCGTCGACACCGTCGAACTCGACCCGTCGTGGCACTGGCTGCTCGGGCAGGCCGTCGAACGCGAGATCACGTCCCTGCCCTGGCGCTCGCCGGGTCCGGGCGCGCACGTCGTCCGCGCGGCGCTGCTGCGGATGTGGATCGAGCTCGACATGGGCGTGCTGTGCCCGGTCTCGATGACGTACGCGGGCGTGCCGGCGTTGCGGCGGCAGCCGGAGATCGCGGCGGAGTGGGAGCCCCGCCTGACGTCGACGAGCTACGCCGACGGCGCGCTTCTGGGCATGGCGATGACGGAGAAGCAGGGCGGGTCCGACCTGCGGGCGTCCACCACCCGGGCGGAGCCGATCGGCGACGGCTGGTGGGAGATCACCGGGCACAAGTGGTTCTGCTCGTACCCCAGTTGCGACGCGTTTCTGACGCTTGCTCAGACCGAGGCCGGTGTGTCGTGCTTCTTTCTCGAGCGCGCCGCGCCGGGCTTCCGCGTGCAGCGGCTCAAGGACAAGCTCGGGACGCGAAGCCTGCCGAGCTCGGAGGTCGAGTTCGACCGTGTTCCCGCGCGGATGGTCGGCGTCGAGGGTCGCGGGATCCCGACGATCATCGAGATGGTCAACCACACCCGGCTCGACTGCCTGATCTCCTCGTCGGCGACGATGCGCGCCGGCCTGACGCAGGCCGTTCACCACGCGCGGCACCGCTCGGCGTTCGGACGTGCGCTGGTCGAGCAGTCGGCGATGCGGAACGTGCTCGCGGACCTCGCCGTCGAGTCCGAGGCAGCGACGGTGCTGGCGATGCGCGTGGCCCGGTCGTACGACGAGGGTGCGGCCGGGGTCGAGGGCGCGAACGCCTTCCGTCGCCTGGCGACCGCGGTGGCCAAGTACTGGGTGTGCAAGCGCGCGCCGGGTCACGCGGCCGAGGCGCTCGAGTGCCTGGGCGGCAACGGGTACATCGAGGCGTCGGGCCTGCCGCGGATCTACCGCGACGCCCCGCTGAACTCGATCTGGGAGGGCTCCGGCAACGTCGCCGCGCTCGATGTCCTGCGCGCCCTGACCCGGGAGCCCGAGTGCCTGCCGGCGTTCCTCGCCGAGTGCGACCTCGCCGTCGGCGCCGACCGCCGCCTCGACGCCCACCTGTCCGAGACCCGCTCCCGACTCGCCGGGTTGGGGGAGGGTGACGCCGAGTTCGCCGCCCGCCGCGTCGTCGCCGACCTGTGCCTGGCGCTGCAGGGGAGCCTGCTGGTCCGCCACGCCCCGTCCGCCGTCGCCGATGCCTTCTGCGCCTCCCGCCTCGGCGGGGGTGGTCACACCTACGGCATGCTCCCCGGCTCCGTCGACGTCGGCCCGATCCTCGACCGCGCCCTCGCGGGCTGA